A portion of the Nitratidesulfovibrio termitidis HI1 genome contains these proteins:
- a CDS encoding CvpA family protein yields MNFNMLDAAFLIIVGLFVLRGLFRGFVEEVAGLVGVIGGFILANRHHGDAAPHVAKVVGDPGWVNVIAYVSVFLSVLLVVAIVARIIRKLLVITFAGWLDHMAGGVMGAAKGLLICSILLAVLLHFLPEASFVRDSRVIPYLSMITGYVKTFLPQQLF; encoded by the coding sequence ATGAATTTCAACATGCTGGACGCAGCGTTCCTGATCATTGTCGGGCTGTTCGTGCTGCGCGGCCTGTTTCGCGGCTTCGTGGAAGAGGTGGCGGGCCTGGTGGGCGTCATCGGCGGGTTCATCCTGGCCAACCGCCACCATGGCGATGCCGCGCCCCACGTGGCCAAGGTGGTGGGCGACCCGGGCTGGGTCAACGTCATCGCCTACGTGAGCGTGTTTCTGAGCGTGCTGCTGGTGGTGGCCATAGTGGCGCGCATCATCCGCAAACTGCTGGTCATCACCTTCGCGGGCTGGCTCGACCACATGGCGGGCGGGGTCATGGGCGCGGCCAAGGGGCTGCTGATCTGTTCCATTCTGCTGGCCGTGTTGCTGCACTTTTTGCCCGAAGCCTCATTCGTGCGCGATTCTCGCGTGATTCCGTACCTTTCGATGATTACCGGCTACGTGAAAACGTTCCTGCCGCAACAATTGTTTTGA
- the mazG gene encoding nucleoside triphosphate pyrophosphohydrolase, whose protein sequence is MSTEPTSPTSPQSLQAITDVIDRLLAPEGCPWDREQTPESLADYVIEECFELVEAIRSGKVHDVREELGDVMFLLAFIGRLYADKGSFTLDDAVEGNAAKMIRRHPHVFAEGECASREELLRNWERIKREEKAAAMAEDGAADDAQAASAEGSPGDAPGGVFASLPKGLPPLVKAYRLHSKAARVDFTWESDEDVEQQVEAEWLEWLDASASGDKERQEQELGDFLFTIVELGRRKGIKANAALDYATLKFLRRFEGMEALARERGLDFPNLPFEEKDALWNEVKAAEKA, encoded by the coding sequence ATGAGCACCGAACCCACGTCCCCGACCTCTCCCCAGAGCCTTCAGGCCATTACCGACGTCATCGACCGCCTGCTGGCCCCCGAAGGCTGCCCGTGGGATCGTGAACAGACCCCGGAATCGCTGGCCGACTATGTCATCGAGGAATGCTTCGAACTGGTGGAGGCCATCCGCTCGGGCAAGGTGCACGACGTGCGCGAGGAACTGGGCGACGTGATGTTCCTGCTGGCGTTCATCGGGCGTCTGTACGCCGACAAGGGGTCGTTCACCCTGGACGATGCCGTGGAAGGCAACGCCGCCAAAATGATCCGCCGCCATCCGCACGTGTTCGCCGAAGGCGAATGCGCCAGCCGCGAAGAACTGCTGCGCAACTGGGAGCGCATCAAGCGCGAGGAAAAGGCGGCGGCCATGGCCGAGGATGGCGCCGCCGACGACGCCCAGGCCGCCTCCGCCGAAGGCTCGCCCGGCGATGCCCCTGGGGGCGTGTTCGCCAGCCTGCCCAAGGGGCTGCCCCCGCTGGTCAAGGCGTACCGCCTGCATTCCAAGGCCGCCCGCGTGGACTTCACCTGGGAGAGCGACGAGGACGTGGAGCAGCAGGTGGAAGCCGAGTGGCTGGAATGGCTGGATGCCTCGGCCAGCGGCGACAAGGAACGCCAGGAGCAGGAACTGGGCGACTTTCTGTTCACCATCGTGGAACTTGGCCGCCGCAAGGGCATCAAGGCCAACGCCGCGCTGGACTACGCCACGCTGAAGTTCCTGCGCCGCTTCGAGGGCATGGAGGCTCTGGCGCGCGAACGCGGGCTGGACTTTCCCAACCTTCCCTTTGAAGAAAAGGACGCGCTGTGGAACGAGGTGAAGGCCGCCGAAAAGGCCTGA